The Acidimicrobiales bacterium DNA segment GGCGCGCCGTGACCAGGTGCGCGCTGCGACGTGGCGCCCCTGAGGCGGCCGTCGACGACCCCCCTCAGGTCCTCGTCCTGTCCTGTGCGCCGCCGGTTCGCGGCGACGCACGGACCTGGGCATCGTCGCCGCAGGGGCGCGGCGCGAGCTTCACCTGGATGAGCGAGCCACGGCGCGCCCGGTCAGCCGCGGGCGCCGCCCGATCCGTAGGGGCGGGTCAGCACCTCGAGGTTGTGGCCGTCGGGGCCGGAGAAGTAGAAGCCGCGGCCGCCGTCTCGGGCGTTCAGCTCGCCTCGTCGCTGGTGGGCGGGATCGGCGAAGTAGTCGATCCCTTCGGCCTTCACGCGCTCGAAGATCGCGGCGAAGTCCTCGTCGTCGACGAGGAAGGCGTAGTGCTGGGGCTGCACATCGCTCGCGTCGTCGAAGTCGAGCGAGACGTCGTTGCCCGTCGCCACGGTCACGAAGTGCCCGAACCGCTGCGGCGGCCCGAGGCCGAGGATACGCGCCACGAAGGCAGCCGACTCGTGCTTGTCGCGGCTTCGGACGATCGTGTGGTTCAACCGGACGGTCATCGTCGACCTCCCCTGCCACCGCGTCGGCCGATCTCGCGCTGCGTGTCGCCACTCCATCCTACGGCCGAGGGCGACCAGCCTGCTGGTGCTCTCGTCGCGGACGAGCTCGATCGTGTGCCCTCGGGCGCACCGCAGGCGCCGCGCACCACGAGCGTGTCGGGGGCGGGCGACGTCGGCTCGGGCCCGCCGACCCGCGGCGCAGGGCGGCAGCCACCGGGCCGATGAGGAGGGCGAGGCGCGCGGCGCCGCTCGCACGGTGGCGCCGGGTTCGTCCCGGCGACCGCCGAGAGGTGTCGACGCGGGAGCGGGTCAGTGACGGTCCCGGACGACGACGACCGAGCAGCGTGCCTGGCGCACGCAGTTCTCGCCGACCGAGCCGAGGAGGAGCCCCGCGAACCCGCCGTAGCCGCGATCTCCCACGACGAGCAGCTCGGCGTCGTGCGCCGCCTCGACCAGTACCTCCGTCGGGTTGCCCCGGATCACCATCGGCACGACCTCGAGGGGGTGCTCCTTGCCGAGCACCTTGTTGACCGTCCGTTCGAGGACCTGCTGTGCCTCCTGCTCGAGAGCTTGTGCGCTGATGGGCGCGAAGCCGAAGCCCAGGACGTTCTCCCAGGCGATCACGGCGTGCAGCTCCGCACCCCGCAGCGTCGCGTACCTCGCCGCCCAGCGGAGGGCCGCCGCGCTGTTCGGCGAGCCGTCGACGCCGACCACGACGACCGGTCCGTCCTCGGTGCTCACCGACACGACGATCGCCCCCACACGTCCGCGCGCCGCGAGGCGTGCCCCGCCGACGCCTCCTCGCGCGAGGGCGGATCATCCCGCCGCCGCGGGGCGCACGTGGTGCCACTACATCCTCCAGGACCCACCGCCGCCCTCCCGGCGTCTCCGACAGCTCCGCTTCCCGGCAAGTCCGCCACGAAGCTAGGGCCGGGCCGCAGCAGCGGGCAGGGCCGAACGGCCTTACCGCGCACCCTTCTGGGCGCCGGGCCTGCCCGGTCCGCAGGCGTGCTGCTCGGGCTGTCCGCGGCCGATGACCTTCGCCTCTGTCGGGCGATCGCTCACGCGCCCAACCTGGTGGGGACCCGGCGAGCGCGCGA contains these protein-coding regions:
- a CDS encoding VOC family protein — encoded protein: MTVRLNHTIVRSRDKHESAAFVARILGLGPPQRFGHFVTVATGNDVSLDFDDASDVQPQHYAFLVDDEDFAAIFERVKAEGIDYFADPAHQRRGELNARDGGRGFYFSGPDGHNLEVLTRPYGSGGARG
- a CDS encoding universal stress protein, which produces MSTEDGPVVVVGVDGSPNSAAALRWAARYATLRGAELHAVIAWENVLGFGFAPISAQALEQEAQQVLERTVNKVLGKEHPLEVVPMVIRGNPTEVLVEAAHDAELLVVGDRGYGGFAGLLLGSVGENCVRQARCSVVVVRDRH